In Bacillus sp. FJAT-45037, the following are encoded in one genomic region:
- a CDS encoding DUF2198 family protein, translating to MVEIILALILPLLLIVVITRVTFSLIGASIVTWMIILSVVVMNDHPWWLILLTIPSFLVGVKVAAKVLEKRPGM from the coding sequence ATGGTAGAGATTATACTGGCACTCATCCTCCCACTATTGTTAATCGTCGTGATTACGAGGGTGACTTTTAGTTTGATTGGAGCAAGCATCGTCACGTGGATGATCATTCTCTCGGTTGTTGTGATGAATGATCACCCTTGGTGGCTGATTCTCCTCACTATTCCGTCATTTTTAGTCGGGGTTAAGGTTGCGGCCAAAGTCTTAGAGAAACGCCCAGGTATGTAG
- a CDS encoding S41 family peptidase encodes MTSKRLLLILVAAIAVGLGSMFLFTGSLTLDGNEQASSSDTINPPTEEAVVDQEALEKIAKMIAIIQEQYVEDIDEEQLVQGAIDGMLESLDDPYSVYMDQETANQFTESLDSSFEGIGAEVSMTDGRVTIVVPFRESPAEQAGLQPNDKIMEIDGETTEGLSLYEAVSKIRGEKGTTVTLSVERAGASELLTIPVVRDDIPIETVRVSTFEKDGKTIGMLDITSFSVDTAERFEEGLAELEAQGIDGLLIDVRSNPGGYLDSVEKIGKLIIPGGEPIVQIQDRDGERIRYVSSLNETKPYPIVGLTDRSSASASEILSAALSEAGGYDVVGETTFGKGTVQQTIQLGDGSQLKLSLFRWLTSAGNDVDGKGVDPTVEVKQPDYFYSAPLTGDETLRLEMMNEQIRSAQTMLKGLGHEAGRSDGYFDEQTEQAVRAFQQAQGLAVTGEIDEETAGLLQQTIIEEVRDEANDKQLQTAIELVTKQAQD; translated from the coding sequence ATGACCAGCAAGCGTTTGCTTCTCATACTAGTGGCTGCAATAGCGGTCGGGCTAGGAAGCATGTTTTTATTTACAGGCTCATTAACGTTAGATGGAAATGAACAAGCCTCGTCTTCGGATACAATAAATCCACCGACTGAAGAGGCTGTTGTTGACCAAGAGGCGCTTGAAAAAATTGCGAAAATGATCGCGATTATCCAAGAGCAATACGTAGAAGACATTGACGAGGAACAACTCGTTCAAGGGGCAATTGACGGAATGCTTGAATCACTTGATGATCCATACTCGGTCTATATGGATCAAGAAACAGCGAATCAATTTACCGAGTCGCTTGATTCAAGCTTTGAGGGAATTGGTGCTGAGGTGAGTATGACTGATGGACGAGTAACGATTGTCGTACCGTTCCGTGAGTCGCCAGCCGAGCAAGCAGGCCTTCAACCGAATGATAAGATCATGGAAATTGACGGTGAGACGACAGAGGGTTTGTCGCTTTATGAAGCCGTGTCAAAAATTCGTGGAGAAAAAGGAACAACGGTTACCCTTTCAGTCGAACGAGCGGGGGCGAGTGAATTGTTAACGATTCCGGTTGTTCGAGATGATATTCCAATTGAAACGGTTCGTGTCAGTACGTTTGAAAAAGACGGGAAGACGATTGGGATGTTAGATATCACGTCATTCTCTGTTGATACAGCAGAGCGGTTTGAAGAAGGGTTAGCGGAACTTGAAGCACAGGGCATTGACGGACTTCTTATTGATGTGAGAAGCAACCCAGGTGGCTACTTAGATAGTGTCGAAAAGATTGGGAAGCTCATCATTCCAGGTGGTGAGCCAATCGTTCAAATTCAAGATCGTGACGGAGAGAGAATTCGTTATGTCTCTTCTTTAAATGAGACGAAGCCGTATCCAATTGTCGGCTTAACGGATCGTTCAAGTGCCTCGGCCTCAGAAATTTTATCGGCCGCTTTAAGTGAAGCTGGTGGGTATGATGTGGTCGGAGAAACGACGTTTGGTAAAGGGACGGTTCAACAGACGATTCAATTGGGTGATGGAAGTCAGCTGAAATTATCCTTGTTTAGATGGTTAACATCAGCTGGAAATGATGTGGACGGGAAAGGCGTTGACCCAACGGTGGAAGTGAAGCAACCAGATTACTTCTACTCTGCCCCGTTAACTGGGGATGAAACGCTGCGCCTTGAAATGATGAACGAACAAATTCGAAGTGCTCAAACGATGTTAAAAGGGCTCGGGCATGAAGCGGGTCGCTCAGATGGTTACTTTGACGAACAAACGGAGCAAGCGGTCCGTGCGTTTCAACAAGCGCAAGGCTTAGCCGTAACAGGGGAGATCGATGAAGAAACAGCTGGTCTATTGCAGCAGACGATTATCGAAGAGGTTCGAGATGAAGCCAACGATAAGCAACTGCAAACAGCGATCGAACTTGTAACGAAGCAAGCGCAGGATTGA
- a CDS encoding PDZ domain-containing protein produces MAIDILKSVVMTIGSFFANPILYIGLFVIFMIAHRRIKKERAAFHTRVTDRIADFVIPFWPAIMIGLILSVVTIGLGLVVTVPLLFLLIATTMVFVLTTTVRWMSPAYIVGLALLVIAFAPMLSDMAFLSTVATALAEIPLYHLAIILALFVIGEGLLIYRNGATYTSPSVERSKRGMWVGFQEAKRLWIVPVFFLVPVGIIPSFEHWPVFTLGETSFQPIIFPVLIGFGQRVRASLPSEPIKTMGMRVVGLGLLLAGLAAASYWYPFVAVLTASLAIVLREILWMVAKARDEGQPSFYGSKQRGCVILGVIPNSAATKMKLEVGETIVKINGRPIHDETSFYGALQLNSAFCKLDVLDHAGEVRFAQGALYDGQHRQLGVLLVKQDYKFQDSVI; encoded by the coding sequence ATGGCTATAGACATTCTAAAAAGTGTTGTAATGACAATTGGTAGCTTTTTTGCGAACCCGATTTTATACATAGGTTTATTTGTGATCTTTATGATTGCGCATCGTCGAATAAAAAAAGAGCGAGCAGCCTTTCACACAAGGGTCACGGACAGGATTGCTGACTTTGTTATTCCTTTTTGGCCGGCGATTATGATTGGACTGATTCTATCTGTCGTTACGATTGGACTCGGACTTGTGGTAACTGTTCCGCTCTTGTTCCTACTAATAGCAACGACGATGGTTTTTGTACTGACAACAACTGTTCGTTGGATGTCGCCAGCTTATATTGTTGGACTGGCTCTATTGGTTATTGCCTTTGCCCCTATGCTGAGTGACATGGCTTTTCTTTCAACTGTGGCAACAGCATTGGCGGAAATTCCGTTATACCATCTCGCGATCATTCTTGCTTTGTTTGTGATTGGAGAAGGGTTGCTTATTTATCGAAACGGTGCGACCTACACCTCGCCTAGTGTCGAGCGAAGCAAGCGCGGGATGTGGGTTGGCTTTCAAGAGGCGAAGCGCTTATGGATCGTTCCTGTCTTCTTCCTAGTGCCAGTAGGTATCATCCCGAGCTTTGAGCATTGGCCTGTGTTTACATTAGGTGAGACGAGCTTTCAGCCAATTATATTCCCTGTATTGATTGGTTTTGGACAAAGGGTACGTGCGAGCTTGCCGAGCGAACCGATCAAAACAATGGGCATGCGCGTCGTCGGACTTGGTCTTCTCTTAGCGGGATTAGCGGCGGCGAGCTATTGGTATCCTTTTGTCGCTGTTTTAACCGCGTCGCTGGCGATCGTTTTACGAGAGATTTTGTGGATGGTGGCCAAAGCACGAGATGAAGGGCAACCTAGCTTCTACGGATCGAAACAACGAGGCTGTGTCATACTAGGTGTTATTCCTAATAGCGCTGCGACAAAAATGAAGCTCGAAGTCGGAGAGACGATTGTGAAAATTAATGGTCGACCGATTCATGATGAAACGAGTTTTTATGGAGCGTTGCAACTAAATTCGGCGTTTTGTAAGCTCGACGTGTTAGATCATGCAGGGGAAGTGCGTTTTGCTCAAGGAGCGCTCTATGATGGTCAGCATCGTCAACTCGGTGTATTATTAGTTAAGCAAGATTACAAATTCCAAGATTCTGTCATATAA